A window from Fusarium musae strain F31 chromosome 8, whole genome shotgun sequence encodes these proteins:
- a CDS encoding hypothetical protein (EggNog:ENOG41) → MADENDQSPGSELGDPTSTTPQSLAKAVHARRSEFVRPHSLKVKIGTWNVAACTGTDKDLATWFTHGEGLDQQLTSLNLSQNSAVETDDTDNGSSKPHLTAGGDIGLYVLGLQEIVDLNTTKEYMNRAVYTDTSVMDKWKAALEAALPKGYELITAEQMTGLLLLVYASPEIASTISNVSTKQVGTGLLGYFGNKGAVTTRLLLGETTRMVFINSHLASGAGSSYLDRRCWDVGQVLSRTQFDPIVHSGVEEDEGEKIGDEDLAFWFGDLNFRLDGLPGDDIRRLLTLHARGEYGTDEDSKPLDERGVIVMKGSDSDDESSTRVSLHSREESFDTADDLPDPDEFPEDPSQDPTSLQATIDSLLPHDQLRRVIKQRKAFHDGWQEGSITFLPTYKYDIGTVGLFDSSEKQRAPSWCDRILFRTRKDKQDYETKIKDEEEAKKKDAEMKSRGLEEDEDVLFSYDPDADGEDPMSSTDTLGYDEYEDNDDPEAEELVTKEGFRDRIHLEIYASHQRITSSDHKPITSIFTLDYDAVVPELKAKIHAEVARELDRAENEGRPGITVVVEGSDGNEENIVDFGEVTPLEKQIRHLTVANTGSVPATFSFVTKPTTEDGDDAIPVWLKTTFLSADEESQEPLGETVTLDPGETALVLLELQVSAISHIRALNEARAKIEEVLVLRIEDGRDHFIPVRGIWQPSCVGRSIAELIRIPDGGIRKFVEKSGIKGAVAYDSDIHCSAPKELFKLTEVVQTLVERSLAESTMLEQEVLPRDPGWPLEASTWRVGEADMQDAKVKLVSALDNDASILDALPLEWPASFKLEAVSSILLLFLESLTDGLIPTQLWAKISTSLPNVTSIPMTAWSDTKTQILDILSSAPNHNIAFVFLTATLSRAASELTPVTNEPKGGLSRRLSFRRGNAEDEDIKKRKMRERRYAEIVGPLVCRVDEKEKGSRDRARTVVEMFIRRDEGS, encoded by the coding sequence ATGGCCGACGAAAATGACCAGTCCCCTGGTTCTGAGCTGGGGGATCCCACCTCGACGACGCCTCAGTCTCTAGCTAAAGCTGTTCATGCCCGACGATCCGAGTTCGTGCGTCCACATAGCCTAAAGGTCAAGATCGGGACGTGGAACGTTGCTGCGTGCACGGGTACTGATAAAGACCTCGCGACCTGGTTCACACACGGCGAAGGCTTGGATCAGCAATTGACGTCACTGAATCTCTCACAAAATAGTGCCGTGGAGACGGATGATACGGACAATGGCAGCTCGAAGCCGCATTTGACTGCCGGGGGTGATATTGGCCTTTATGTGTTGGGACTTCAGGAAATAGTAGACCTCAACACGACCAAGGAGTATATGAATCGAGCAGTATATACGGATACAAGTGTTATGGACAAATGGAAAGCGGCATTGGAAGCAGCATTGCCTAAAGGATACGAACTTATCACTGCGGAACAAATGACtggcttgttgttgctggtctATGCTTCTCCAGAAATTGCATCAACTATTAGCAACGTCAGTACCAAACAAGTTGGTACGGGCCTGCTAGGCTATTTTGGAAACAAGGGGGCCGTGACGACGCGATTGCTGCTTGGCGAGACAACTCGCAtggtttttataaatagccaCTTGGCTAGTGGTGCTGGCTCTTCGTATTTGGACCGGCGATGTTGGGATGTCGGCCAGGTTCTCTCACGCACTCAATTCGACCCAATCGTTCACTCAGgcgttgaggaagatgagggcgAAAAgattggagatgaagatcttgCATTCTGGTTCGGAGACTTGAACTTTCGACTAGATGGACTACCTGGCGACGATATCCGACGACTGCTCACGCTGCATGCTAGAGGTGAATATGGTACAGACGAGGACTCGAAGCCTCTTGATGAGCGAGGTGTGATTGTCATGAAGGGTTCGGACAGCGATGATGAGTCTTCTACGAGGGTGTCGCTACATTCACGCGAAGAGAGCTTTGATACTGCAGACGATCTACCAGACCCTGACGAATTTCCCGAAGATCCAAGCCAGGATCCCACTTCTCTGCAGGCCACCATCGATTCACTGTTGCCACATGATCAATTACGGAGAGTTATCAAGCAACGCAAAGCTTTTCATGATGGCTGGCAAGAAGGGTCAATCACCTTTCTACCAACATACAAATACGATATTGGTACAGTTGGCCTCTTTGACTCAAGTGAGAAGCAACGAGCTCCAAGCTGGTGTGATCGTATCTTATTTAGAACACGAAAAGACAAACAAGATTATGAGACAAAGATtaaagatgaggaagaggcgaagaagaaagatgcaGAGATGAAGTCCAGGGGTctcgaagaggatgaggacgtgCTGTTTAGTTATGACCCCGACGCTGACGGGGAGGATCCAATGTCATCAACTGACACGTTGGGATATGATGAGTACGAGGATAACGATGACCCTGAAGCCGAGGAGCTTGTTACAAAGGAGGGCTTCCGTGACCGCATACACTTGGAGATCTACGCCTCGCATCAACGCATCACATCGTCTGATCACAAGCCCATCACTTCTATCTTTACGCTTGACTACGACGCTGTTGTACCGGAGCTCAAGGCAAAGATCCATGCAGAAGTGGCACGAGAACTTGACAGAGCTGAGAATGAAGGCCGGCCAGGCATTACGGTTGTCGTGGAAGGCAGTGATGGCAATGAGGAGAATATCGTCGATTTTGGAGAGGTTACGCCCCTCGAAAAGCAGATTCGGCATCTGACGGTTGCAAATACTGGCAGTGTACCGGCGACATTCTCATTCGTGACGAAGCCGACGACAGAAGACGGTGATGATGCTATACCTGTATGGCTGAAGACCACATTCTTGTCAGCTGATGAAGAGTCCCAAGAGCCATTGGGTGAAACAGTTACACTCGACCCAGGAGAAACAGCATTAGTGTTGCTGGAGCTCCAAGTCTCGGCCATTTCTCACATTCGAGCGTTGAACGAAGCGCGCGCCAAGATCGAAGAGGTCCTGGTTCTTCGCATAGAAGACGGTCGGGACCACTTCATTCCCGTGCGCGGAATCTGGCAACCTTCTTGTGTAGGGCGCTCCATCGCAGAGTTGATAAGAATCCCTGACGGCGGAATCAGAAAGTTTGTCGAGAAGTCGGGTATCAAGGGGGCGGTTGCTTACGACTCGGATATCCATTGCTCAGCGCCCAAGGAGCTCTTCAAGCTCACTGAGGTGGTGCAGACGCTTGTTGAACGAAGTCTGGCTGAGTCGACGATGCTTGAGCAGGAAGTACTGCCGCGGGATCCTGGATGGCCCCTTGAGGCTTCGACGTGGAGGGTTGGAGAGGCGGATATGCAGGATGCAAAGGTTAAGCTTGTGTCTGCCCTGGACAATGATGCTTCTATTCTTGATGCGCTTCCATTAGAATGGCCTGCGTCGTTCAAGTTAGAAGCCGTCTCATCCATCTTGTTACTCTTCCTCGAATCTCTCACGGACGGTTTGATCCCGACTCAACTCTGGGCcaagatctcaacatcatTACCCAACGTGACATCCATACCAATGACCGCCTGGTCCGACACCAAGACGCAGATCCTGGATATCCTCTCATCAGCACCAAATCACAACATTGCATTCGTCTTCCTCACAGCTACTCTCTCCCGCGCAGCATCAGAGCTCACACCAGTGACAAACGAACCCAAAGGCGGCCTCTCCCGCCGTCTGAGCTTCCGCCGTGGCAACgcagaagacgaggacatcaagaagcgcaagatgCGTGAACGTAGATATGCCGAGATAGTAGGCCCACTGGTCTGTCGTGTAGacgaaaaggaaaaggggTCGAGGGATCGAGCGCGGACTGTCGTGGAGATGTTCATACGGCGGGATGAGGGAAGCTAG
- a CDS encoding hypothetical protein (EggNog:ENOG41) — protein MPTGFGNFAHQEQRLKAPLSIQRTHKRQNTGTGAGPKPKRHCLSLNQQRFDSDNEGRVSGAVSKPGRANRQDPSSSSQSSVSPDFAQQPGHPRSDNATTSSGTSTGGVYPGGSVGAVNVQGLGSPPQDLPSPECSLSASSEQANPRHGSHATPLHPTISSGHGLSPESSASDSDCSSGPSSSESSGPASGQPSSQTLWSQPPPEVSFLNKGTCSDTCSNEEASRSVNGSQLISPPGDDAGHLRTDRTELELDFPLRGGAEDVPGSSSSTDTLGDSPSQEVQAQTDLGRNSDDDDDSDHSDTLDQLESDFNDLLSLDPGRPINGSLSRDEAIASRLQDEDSDLEVWEAAEDVPAPDTGHDNVSRPGTPPTGIRRALATAHSPEPKRPSEKSDEDHTESVDDTWSGFSGSNGVDDDERIVQLEDREEGNEESDVDNDLLGQLDEIVADHSGSDCFETHARPLGMRPSSDSNDSDEEARPQNESSDDDEVSEEEIGYISDARDTNVEIKDETGSASLNIPSSSTNSIVFPNETTSSGKLPLKLDKLEEREVVRITRELSACVRCRFQKIKCIIDEQNPEGQCKTCKNFSKTSPKTIHRVPCLRLRIADVVLYRSGGLKLTRRWTGIEMRDIGDRLDTVAVTIEVSQNLCSKPLRMNVVRFKPIDGDVTARYWTDSLLGKETLKKKELANYCLENIYETAESVRQYTIDNALPAFYHTIQEESESEAGEVPIIRTYLTAMARYLDLHNEHKSSGSLSRDDAKELEIFGNLFILWCAIQHTVGSLYIEGNETLGMLPETEDKSYPLYGKVSVPRMVVAQFDTLNYNEVLERYKEKLLRDIDWLFSQDKNRWWFTIYLVVFILMREASRMTADRYRHARANYGSSLRYSIPDFVEGLHVSCNNILIHWHYYNYDQWPTTRSSGLTNGAGRGEHFETLAPKDRHLVKQNLKDPAVKKHLLVWEQYKRDNGKVPKITLQHDAGSIRYTGEQNKYDWDHPLYWVSQMFERKWCPHPTYTREPEPQSTFMSITAAVAAAG, from the exons ATGCCTACCGGCTTTGGCAATTTTGCTCATCAGGAACAACGCCTAAAGGCACCCCT GTCGATCCAGAGAACTCACAAGCGGCAGAATACGGGCACGGGCGCTGGGCCGAAACCAAAACGTCactgcttgagcttgaaccaGCAGCGGTTTGATAGTG ATAATGAAGGTCGTGTGTCGGGAGCAGTGTCCAAGCCTGGACGTGCTAACCGGCAGGATCCAAGCTCTTCGTCGCAGTCCAGCGTATCGCCAGACTTTGCTCAGCAACCTGGACACCCCAGGTCAGACAATGCTACTACTTCTAGTGGCACTTCCACAGGGGGCGTGTATCCTGGTGGGAGTGTCGGTGCTGTGAATGTTCAGGGCTTGGGGAGTCCTCCTCAGGATCTTCCATCACCCGAATGTTCtctctcagcatcatctgAACAAGCAAATCCACGCCATGGAAGTCATGCTACCCCTCTGCATCCGACAATCTCATCCGGACACGGATTAAGCCCCGAGAGTTCAGCCTCAGACTCTGATTGCAGTTCCGGCCCCAGCTCTAGCGAGTCCTCGGGTCCTGCTTCTGGACAACCTTCGAGTCAGACACTCTGGAGCCAGCCCCCACCAGAAGTATCTTTTCTAAACAAAGGTACATGTTCTGATACTTGTTCAAATGAAGAAGCTTCTCGTTCAGTCAATGGCAGCCAGTTAATCTCTCCACCTGGTGACGATGCGGGTCACCTACGAACGGACAGGACAGAGCTAGAGCTAGACTTCCCTTTGAGGGGGGGTGCGGAAGATGTACctggctcttcatcctctacGGATACGCTGGGAGACTCTCCGAgtcaagaagtccaagctcAGACTGACCTCGGTCGGAActctgatgatgacgacgactcAGATCACTCAGACACCCTTGACCAGTTAGAGAGTGATTTCAATGATTTGCTGTCTCTCGACCCTGGAAGGCCCATCAATGGTTCGCTCTCAAGAGACGAGGCCATTGCTAGCAGACTTCAGGATGAGGATTCTGACCTTGAGGTCTGggaggctgctgaagacGTCCCTGCACCAGATACAGGTCATGATAACGTTAGCCGCCCAGGAACCCCTCCGACTGGCATCCGACGCGCCCTCGCTACTGCGCACTCCCCAGAACCAAAGCGTCCCTCTGAAAAAAGTGATGAAGACCATACTGAAAGTGTTGATGACACATGGAGCGGTTTCAGTGGGAGCAACGGagtagatgatgatgaacggATTGTCCAACTAGAAGATCGGGAAGAAGGTAATGAAGAGTCCGATGTAGacaatgatcttcttggaCAATTAGACGAGATTGTAGCCGATCACTCAGGCTCGGACTGCTTCGAGACACATGCTCGTCCCCTGGGCATGCGGCCCTCTTCGGACAGCAATGATTCTGATGAAGAGGCCAGACCCCAGAATGAGTCAtctgacgacgacgaggtaTCGGAAGAAGAGATTGGGTATATCTCGGACGCTCGCGACACTAATGTTGAAATCAAAGACGAAACAGGGTCGGCTAGCTTGAATATTCCATCATCTTCGACAAACAGCATCGTTTTCCCAAATGAAACAACTAGCTCTGGAAAGCTTCCCCTCAAACTCGACAAACTCGAGGAACGTGAGGTTGTACGGATCACACGAGAGCTCAGCGCTTGTGTTCGTTGTCGGTTCCAAAAAATCAAA TGCATCATAGACGAGCAGAACCCAGAAGGACAATGCAAAACGTGCAAGAACTTCTCCAAGACGTCGCCAAAGACAATCCATCGCGTTCCATGCTTGCGACTCCGAATTGCCGACGTCGTTCTTTATCGAAGCGGCGGGCTCAAACTCACGAGACGATGGACGGGCATCGAAATGCGAGATATTGGGGATCGACTCGATACGGTTGCTGTTACGATTGAGGTATCACAGAACCTTTGTAGCAAACCTCTTCGAATGAACGTTGTGCGATTCAAACCCATCGATGGGGACGTGACTGCCCGATATTGGACTGATAGCCTTCTCGGGAAGGAgacgttgaagaagaaggaactAGCCAACTACTGCCTTGAAAATATCTACGAAACGGCCGAAAGCGTGCGACAATACACAATCGACAATGCTCTTCCAGCCTTTTATCACACTATCCAAGAGGAGAGTGAATCCGAAGCTGGAGAAGTGCCCATCATCAGAACGTACCTCACGGCCATGGCTCGGTACCTGGACCTTCAC AATGAACATAAATCCAGCGGGAGCCTCTCTAGAGACGATGCAAAAGAGCTTGAGATATTCGGCAATCTTTTTATTCTCTGGTGCGCCATCC AACACACTGTAGGGTCTCTCTACATCGAAGGCAACGAAACACTAGGCATGCTCCCCGAAACCGAAGACAAATCCTACCCTCTCTACGGCAAAGTGTCTGTCCCTCGCATGGTAGTCGCCCAATTCGACACCCTCAATTACAACGAGGTCCTCGAGCGGtacaaggagaagctcctACGCGACATCGATTGGCTGTTCAGCCAGGACAAGAATCGATGGTGGTTCACAATCTatctcgtcgtcttcataCTCATGCGCGAGGCGAGTCGCATGACAGCAGATCGGTACCGGCATGCCAGGGCCAATTATGGATCAAGT TTACGATACTCGATTCCAGACTTTGTTGAAGGGCTTCATGTCAGCTGCAATAATATACTCATCCACTGGCATTACTACAACTATGATCAGTGGCCCACTACTCGGTCGTCGGGGCTCACCAATGGCGCAGGGAGAGGTGAACACTTTGAGACTCTGGCACCCAAGGATCGGCACCTTGTGAAACAGAATCTCAAGGACCCAGCGGTAAAGAAACACCTTCTAGTGTGGGAGCAATACAAGAGGGATAATGGAAAAG TTCCAAAGATTACTCTGCAACACGACGCCGGTTCCATTCGCTACACAGGAGAACAGAACAAGTACGACTGGGATCATCCTTTGTATTGGGTATCACAAATGTTTGAGAGGAAATGGTGCCCACATCCGACGTATACGAGAGAACCAGAACCTCAATCAACGTTCATGTCTATCACGGCGGCTGTCGCCGCAGCCGGCTAA